In Gammaproteobacteria bacterium (ex Lamellibrachia satsuma), a single genomic region encodes these proteins:
- a CDS encoding DUF2914 domain-containing protein, translating into MARAVFTSGIEAREPLDRMVVLENSATSIYFFTDLRNLQGRKVTHRWEFDGQVISEIPFEVGGPRWRVFSQKTLNPNMLGKWTVVVVDQSGWPLHASIFEYKPAE; encoded by the coding sequence GTGGCTCGTGCAGTATTTACCTCCGGAATTGAAGCTCGTGAACCATTAGACCGGATGGTGGTACTGGAAAACTCTGCCACCAGCATTTACTTTTTCACCGACCTGAGGAATTTGCAGGGGCGCAAGGTTACGCACCGGTGGGAGTTTGATGGCCAGGTGATATCTGAGATCCCCTTTGAAGTGGGTGGACCCCGCTGGCGGGTTTTTTCACAGAAGACCCTGAATCCCAACATGCTGGGTAAATGGACGGTTGTGGTTGTGGATCAGTCCGGCTGGCCTCTGCATGCGTCGATTTTTGAATACAAACCAGCGGAATAG